The following coding sequences are from one Panicum hallii strain FIL2 chromosome 5, PHallii_v3.1, whole genome shotgun sequence window:
- the LOC112895590 gene encoding glycosylphosphatidylinositol anchor attachment 1 protein-like isoform X2, translated as MKGIEAADGDSIGGIDMAKFIAKQIEELGAEVCYHKFLPHSKHFHPLKFFTSMSNDMAIQPNGTDTNFGINTVGIIRAPRGDGKEAIVLVTPYNSQRVHSNELLSLALGFSVFSLLSRAAWLSKDIVWLSADSQFGEYAAVSAWLNLYHNPVFPSHSVILDTKIHGADHIYDGNAEKAEFEAFKRAGTMAAALIFKVGETRRYGDRDSVTMYAEASNGQMPNLDLLNVVHYLAVHRQGFRVNIAAFSSLLSSAWLRVIADFFHTLGTVLRKINPDWKLDIAVPDYVEGTANLASSIYKQAIGVPTGSHGAFRDYQVDAVSLEFTPTFNVRNENAKSLFLLRGGRLVEGVVRSVNNLLEKFHQSFFLYFLTAPSKFISVGVYMIPFALLLAPLPIVAAALADGSKTMKKLAEKSIGDSKTNGSADFLQSKGGSWKWLQAAKVLLVIQLWAVLVSLLPYYITQIPDATPIQSSVIWAMLSIVILIALYVMSGSPYSAGVEWKLLKATMITSISIGLGLMSIINFATAQLGALIMIPMCLFSRPLKARSGMNFLPRAVLLASNITLAVVGFPPAALLIMKGLSKGSWTVDIGEFWVWMEFLWEWSSATYLYLFLVHLPCWLLCIHVLLHPCSQSESKMKQE; from the exons TTCTTCACCTCCATGTCAAATGACATGGCAATTCAACCTAATGGCACTGACACCAATTTTGGGATAAACACTGTTGGCATTATACGAGCTCCTCGAGGCGATGGGAAAGAAGCAATAGTGCTGGTTACTCCTTATAATTCTCAGAGAGTTCACTCAAATGAATTATTATCCCTGGCCCTTGGTTTCTCTGTGTTCTCCCTCTTAAGCCGAGCAGCATGGCTGTCCAAGGATATTGTGTGGCTATCCGCAGACTCACAGTTTGGAGAGTATGCTGCAGTCTCTGCATGGTTAAACCTGTATCATAATCCAGTATTCCCGAGTCATTCTGTGATACTAGATACCAAGATACATGGTGCAGACCATATATATGATGGCAATGCAGAAAAGGCAGAATTTGAGGCTTTCAAACGTGCTGGAACGATGGCTGCTGCTCTCATATTTAAAGTTGGTGAGACCAGGAGATATGGTGACAGAGATAGTGTTACGATGTATGCAGAGGCATCTAATGGACAAATGCCAAACCTGGACCTTCTGAATGTCGTACACTATTTAGCTGTTCATAGACAAGGTTTCCGTGTGAACATCGCGGCATTTAGTTCTTTGCTGAGCTCTGCATGGCTTAGGGTTATTGCTGATTTTTTTCATACTCTTGGGACTGTGTTAAGAAAAATAAATCCTGACTGGAAGCTTGATATTGCAGTCCCTGATTATGTGGAGGGGACTGCAAACCTAGCTAGCTCTATATACAAACAG GCTATTGGAGTGCCCACAGGATCCCATGGCGCTTTCCGTGATTATCAAGTTGACGCGGTTTCGTTAGAATTTACACCAACATTCAATGTCAGGAATGAGAATGCTAAATCTTTATTTCTTCTAAGGGGGGGGAG GTTAGTTGAAGGAGTGGTGCGTTCAGTAAATAATCTGCTTGAGAAGTTCCATCAGTCTTTTTTCCTCTACTTCCTTACGGCTCCAAGCAAGTTCATTTCTGTTGGTGTGTATATGATTCCGTTTGCACTGCTTTTGGCACCCCTCCCAATAGTTGCTGCTGCTCTTGCTGATGGCAGTAAAACCATGAAAAAATTGGCAGAGAAGTCTATAGGTGACAGTAAAACAAATGGCAGCGCTGATTTTCTGCAAAGTAAGGGTGGATCATGGAAATGGCTTCAAGCTGCAAAAGTCTTGCTTGTTATCCAACTTTGGGCAGTTCTTGTTTCACTACTTCCATATTACATTACTCAGATCCCTGATGCCACACCGATACAAAGCTCAGTGATCTGGGCTATGCTTTCCATCGTCATACTGATTGCCCTTTATGTCATGTCCGGCTCGCCGTACTCAGCTGGTGTTGAATGGAAACTTCTGAAAGCTACGATGATCACTTCCATCTCCATAGGACTTGGGCTCATGTCGATCATAAATTTTGCCACAGCGCAGCTTGGGGCTCTGATAATGATCCCGATGTGTCTGTTTTCTCGGCCTCTGAAGGCACGCTCTGGGATGAATTTCCTTCCTCGTGCTGTATTGTTGGCTTCAAACATAACTCTTGCCGTGGTGGGTTTTCCTCCAGCTGCATTGTTGATTATGAAAGGGCTGTCCAAGGGGTCCTGGACGGTAGACATTGGAGAGTTCTGGGTTTGGATGGAGTTCTTGTGGGAATGGAGCAGCGCGACATATCTGTACCTGTTTCTTGTCCATCTTCCCTGCTGGCTGCTGTGCATCCATGTATTGCTGCACCCATGCAGCCAATCGGAATCGAAGATGAAGCAGGAGTAG
- the LOC112895598 gene encoding uncharacterized protein LOC112895598 isoform X1, with protein sequence MQIDLINFAEVEATSQITLLERGVRVPEAQYKDSFRKIQDSLTRALRALTCRGRDDVGTSSSSHTSAHVYTAGPSTSAAPHAASSGTAASSSFMHSTAMGPPPARMESQTFGAYAPGTSLPSGSRPPAPYSQGYAQHAWSTGAPAYGGPFGVADWDDWEGGSATWSELVGGDAGPDIIGPSQTYDAPGAQSQDDPFTPAPPPPRPHRAPDAFTYSEDHIRRRPRTRGGRAKRARDPGHAE encoded by the exons atgcagatcgatctgatcaacttcgcggaggtcgaagctacatctcagatcacgttgcttgaacgtggagtgcgcgtaccggaggcacagtacaaggacagcttccgtaagattcaagacagcttgacgcgagcgttacgtgcactgacgtgtcgcggcagagacgacgtggggaccTCTAGTTCATCTCATACGTCCGcgcacgtgtacacagctggcccgtcgacctctgcagcaccccacgcagcgtccagcggtactgccgctagttcaagct tcatgcactccacggcaatgggacctcctcccGCAAGAATGGAgtctcagacgtttggcgcctatgctccaggaacgtctctcccgtcaggCTCGAGGCCACCTGCACCGTACTCTCAGGGCTAcgctcagcatgcatggtcgacgggagctcctgcatacggtggtccattcggtgtggcggactgggacgactgggagggcggctccgccacttggtcggAGCTGGTGGGCGGCGACGCCGgccctgacatcattggtccatcccagacgtatgacgctccaggtgcacagtctcaggatgacccgttcacgccagcacctcctccgcctcgtcctcaccgggctccagatgcatttacgtactcggaggaccacatacgccgacggcctaggactagaGGGGGGAGGGCCAAGAGAGCGCGAGATCCGGGACatgcggagtag
- the LOC112895598 gene encoding uncharacterized protein LOC112895598 isoform X2, with the protein MQIDLINFAEVEATSQITLLERGVRVPEAQYKDSFRKIQDSLTRALRALTCRGRDDVGTSSSSHTSAHVYTAGPSTSAAPHAASSVMHSTAMGPPPARMESQTFGAYAPGTSLPSGSRPPAPYSQGYAQHAWSTGAPAYGGPFGVADWDDWEGGSATWSELVGGDAGPDIIGPSQTYDAPGAQSQDDPFTPAPPPPRPHRAPDAFTYSEDHIRRRPRTRGGRAKRARDPGHAE; encoded by the exons atgcagatcgatctgatcaacttcgcggaggtcgaagctacatctcagatcacgttgcttgaacgtggagtgcgcgtaccggaggcacagtacaaggacagcttccgtaagattcaagacagcttgacgcgagcgttacgtgcactgacgtgtcgcggcagagacgacgtggggaccTCTAGTTCATCTCATACGTCCGcgcacgtgtacacagctggcccgtcgacctctgcagcaccccacgcagcgtccagcg tcatgcactccacggcaatgggacctcctcccGCAAGAATGGAgtctcagacgtttggcgcctatgctccaggaacgtctctcccgtcaggCTCGAGGCCACCTGCACCGTACTCTCAGGGCTAcgctcagcatgcatggtcgacgggagctcctgcatacggtggtccattcggtgtggcggactgggacgactgggagggcggctccgccacttggtcggAGCTGGTGGGCGGCGACGCCGgccctgacatcattggtccatcccagacgtatgacgctccaggtgcacagtctcaggatgacccgttcacgccagcacctcctccgcctcgtcctcaccgggctccagatgcatttacgtactcggaggaccacatacgccgacggcctaggactagaGGGGGGAGGGCCAAGAGAGCGCGAGATCCGGGACatgcggagtag
- the LOC112895589 gene encoding glycosylphosphatidylinositol anchor attachment 1 protein-like isoform X1, with amino-acid sequence MESLVKQETQPKPRLIVRLGVFLASHHILFSVICCSAGIIALLLLPSLAKNTYLSENALIPGSATPLFSTEDAIEANRFMKGIEAADGDSIGGIDMAKFIAKQIEELGAEVCYHKFLPHSKHFHPLKFFTSMSNDMAIQPNGTDTNFGINTVGIIRAPRGDGKEAIVLVTPYNSQRVHSNELLSLALGFSVFSLLSRAAWLSKDIVWLSADSQFGEYAAVSAWLNLYHNPVFPSHSVILDTKIHGADHIYDGNAEKAEFEAFKRAGTMAAALIFKVGETRRYGDRDSVTMYAEASNGQMPNLDLLNVVHYLAVHRQGFRVNIAAFSSLLSSAWLRVIADFFHTLGTVLRKINPDWKLDIAVPDYVEGTANLASSIYKQAIGVPTGSHGAFRDYQVDAVSLEFTPTFNVRNENAKSLFLLRGGRLVEGVVRSVNNLLEKFHQSFFLYFLTAPSKFISVGVYMIPFALLLAPLPIVAAALADGSKTMKKLAEKSIGDSKTNGSADFLQSKGGSWKWLQAAKVLLVIQLWAVLVSLLPYYITQIPDATPIQSSVIWAMLSIVILIALYVMSGSPYSAGVEWKLLKATMITSISIGLGLMSIINFATAQLGALIMIPMCLFSRPLKARSGMNFLPRAVLLASNITLAVVGFPPAALLIMKGLSKGSWTVDIGEFWVWMEFLWEWSSATYLYLFLVHLPCWLLCIHVLLHPCSQSESKMKQE; translated from the exons ATGGAGTCGTTAGTCAAGCAAGAGACACAACCGAAGCCGCGGCTCATTGTCCGCCTTGGCGTATTTCTTGCATCTCACCACATTCTCTTCAG TGTTATTTGCTGCTCTGCGGGCATTAttgcgctcctcctcctcccttcacTTGCCAAAAATACATACCTCTCGGAGAATGCTCTTATACCTG GCTCTGCCACTCCACTATTTTCTACTGAAGATGCCATCGAAGCAAACAGATTTATGAAAGGAATTGAAGCTGCGGATGGGGATTCGATAGGTGGCAT AGATATGGCAAAATTCATTGCCAAACAAATAGAAGAACTGGGTGCAGAAGTATGTTACCATAAGTTCCTCCCTCATAGCAAGCATTTTCATCCTCTGAAGTTCTTCACCTCCATGTCAAATGACATGGCAATTCAACCTAATGGCACTGACACCAATTTTGGGATAAACACTGTTGGCATTATACGAGCTCCTCGAGGCGATGGGAAAGAAGCAATAGTGCTGGTTACTCCTTATAATTCTCAGAGAGTTCACTCAAATGAATTATTATCCCTGGCCCTTGGTTTCTCTGTGTTCTCCCTCTTAAGCCGAGCAGCATGGCTGTCCAAGGATATTGTGTGGCTATCCGCAGACTCACAGTTTGGAGAGTATGCTGCAGTCTCTGCATGGTTAAACCTGTATCATAATCCAGTATTCCCGAGTCATTCTGTGATACTAGATACCAAGATACATGGTGCAGACCATATATATGATGGCAATGCAGAAAAGGCAGAATTTGAGGCTTTCAAACGTGCTGGAACGATGGCTGCTGCTCTCATATTTAAAGTTGGTGAGACCAGGAGATATGGTGACAGAGATAGTGTTACGATGTATGCAGAGGCATCTAATGGACAAATGCCAAACCTGGACCTTCTGAATGTCGTACACTATTTAGCTGTTCATAGACAAGGTTTCCGTGTGAACATCGCGGCATTTAGTTCTTTGCTGAGCTCTGCATGGCTTAGGGTTATTGCTGATTTTTTTCATACTCTTGGGACTGTGTTAAGAAAAATAAATCCTGACTGGAAGCTTGATATTGCAGTCCCTGATTATGTGGAGGGGACTGCAAACCTAGCTAGCTCTATATACAAACAG GCTATTGGAGTGCCCACAGGATCCCATGGCGCTTTCCGTGATTATCAAGTTGACGCGGTTTCGTTAGAATTTACACCAACATTCAATGTCAGGAATGAGAATGCTAAATCTTTATTTCTTCTAAGGGGGGGGAG GTTAGTTGAAGGAGTGGTGCGTTCAGTAAATAATCTGCTTGAGAAGTTCCATCAGTCCTTTTTCCTCTACTTCCTTACGGCTCCAAGCAAGTTCATTTCTGTTGGTGTGTATATGATTCCGTTTGCACTGCTTTTGGCACCCCTCCCAATAGTTGCTGCTGCTCTTGCTGATGGCAGTAAAACCATGAAAAAATTGGCAGAGAAGTCTATAGGTGACAGTAAAACAAATGGCAGCGCTGATTTTCTGCAAAGTAAGGGTGGATCATGGAAATGGCTTCAAGCTGCAAAAGTCTTGCTTGTTATCCAACTTTGGGCAGTTCTTGTTTCACTACTTCCATATTACATTACTCAGATCCCTGATGCCACACCGATACAAAGCTCAGTGATCTGGGCTATGCTTTCCATCGTCATACTGATTGCCCTTTATGTCATGTCCGGCTCGCCGTACTCAGCTGGTGTTGAATGGAAACTTCTGAAAGCTACGATGATCACTTCCATCTCCATAGGACTTGGGCTCATGTCGATCATAAATTTTGCCACAGCGCAGCTTGGGGCTCTGATAATGATCCCGATGTGTCTGTTTTCTCGGCCTCTGAAGGCACGCTCTGGGATGAATTTCCTTCCTCGTGCTGTATTGTTGGCTTCAAACATAACTCTTGCCGTGGTGGGTTTTCCTCCAGCTGCATTGTTGATTATGAAAGGGCTGTCCAAGGGGTCCTGGACGGTAGACATTGGAGAGTTCTGGGTTTGGATGGAGTTCTTGTGGGAATGGAGCAGCGCGACATATCTGTACCTGTTTCTTGTCCATCTTCCCTGCTGGCTGCTGTGCATCCATGTATTGCTGCACCCATGCAGCCAATCGGAATCGAAGATGAAGCAGGAGTAG
- the LOC112895589 gene encoding glycosylphosphatidylinositol anchor attachment 1 protein-like isoform X2, giving the protein MKGIEAADGDSIGGIDMAKFIAKQIEELGAEVCYHKFLPHSKHFHPLKFFTSMSNDMAIQPNGTDTNFGINTVGIIRAPRGDGKEAIVLVTPYNSQRVHSNELLSLALGFSVFSLLSRAAWLSKDIVWLSADSQFGEYAAVSAWLNLYHNPVFPSHSVILDTKIHGADHIYDGNAEKAEFEAFKRAGTMAAALIFKVGETRRYGDRDSVTMYAEASNGQMPNLDLLNVVHYLAVHRQGFRVNIAAFSSLLSSAWLRVIADFFHTLGTVLRKINPDWKLDIAVPDYVEGTANLASSIYKQAIGVPTGSHGAFRDYQVDAVSLEFTPTFNVRNENAKSLFLLRGGRLVEGVVRSVNNLLEKFHQSFFLYFLTAPSKFISVGVYMIPFALLLAPLPIVAAALADGSKTMKKLAEKSIGDSKTNGSADFLQSKGGSWKWLQAAKVLLVIQLWAVLVSLLPYYITQIPDATPIQSSVIWAMLSIVILIALYVMSGSPYSAGVEWKLLKATMITSISIGLGLMSIINFATAQLGALIMIPMCLFSRPLKARSGMNFLPRAVLLASNITLAVVGFPPAALLIMKGLSKGSWTVDIGEFWVWMEFLWEWSSATYLYLFLVHLPCWLLCIHVLLHPCSQSESKMKQE; this is encoded by the exons ATGAAAGGAATTGAAGCTGCGGATGGGGATTCGATAGGTGGCAT AGATATGGCAAAATTCATTGCCAAACAAATAGAAGAACTGGGTGCAGAAGTATGTTACCATAAGTTCCTCCCTCATAGCAAGCATTTTCATCCTCTGAAGTTCTTCACCTCCATGTCAAATGACATGGCAATTCAACCTAATGGCACTGACACCAATTTTGGGATAAACACTGTTGGCATTATACGAGCTCCTCGAGGCGATGGGAAAGAAGCAATAGTGCTGGTTACTCCTTATAATTCTCAGAGAGTTCACTCAAATGAATTATTATCCCTGGCCCTTGGTTTCTCTGTGTTCTCCCTCTTAAGCCGAGCAGCATGGCTGTCCAAGGATATTGTGTGGCTATCCGCAGACTCACAGTTTGGAGAGTATGCTGCAGTCTCTGCATGGTTAAACCTGTATCATAATCCAGTATTCCCGAGTCATTCTGTGATACTAGATACCAAGATACATGGTGCAGACCATATATATGATGGCAATGCAGAAAAGGCAGAATTTGAGGCTTTCAAACGTGCTGGAACGATGGCTGCTGCTCTCATATTTAAAGTTGGTGAGACCAGGAGATATGGTGACAGAGATAGTGTTACGATGTATGCAGAGGCATCTAATGGACAAATGCCAAACCTGGACCTTCTGAATGTCGTACACTATTTAGCTGTTCATAGACAAGGTTTCCGTGTGAACATCGCGGCATTTAGTTCTTTGCTGAGCTCTGCATGGCTTAGGGTTATTGCTGATTTTTTTCATACTCTTGGGACTGTGTTAAGAAAAATAAATCCTGACTGGAAGCTTGATATTGCAGTCCCTGATTATGTGGAGGGGACTGCAAACCTAGCTAGCTCTATATACAAACAG GCTATTGGAGTGCCCACAGGATCCCATGGCGCTTTCCGTGATTATCAAGTTGACGCGGTTTCGTTAGAATTTACACCAACATTCAATGTCAGGAATGAGAATGCTAAATCTTTATTTCTTCTAAGGGGGGGGAG GTTAGTTGAAGGAGTGGTGCGTTCAGTAAATAATCTGCTTGAGAAGTTCCATCAGTCCTTTTTCCTCTACTTCCTTACGGCTCCAAGCAAGTTCATTTCTGTTGGTGTGTATATGATTCCGTTTGCACTGCTTTTGGCACCCCTCCCAATAGTTGCTGCTGCTCTTGCTGATGGCAGTAAAACCATGAAAAAATTGGCAGAGAAGTCTATAGGTGACAGTAAAACAAATGGCAGCGCTGATTTTCTGCAAAGTAAGGGTGGATCATGGAAATGGCTTCAAGCTGCAAAAGTCTTGCTTGTTATCCAACTTTGGGCAGTTCTTGTTTCACTACTTCCATATTACATTACTCAGATCCCTGATGCCACACCGATACAAAGCTCAGTGATCTGGGCTATGCTTTCCATCGTCATACTGATTGCCCTTTATGTCATGTCCGGCTCGCCGTACTCAGCTGGTGTTGAATGGAAACTTCTGAAAGCTACGATGATCACTTCCATCTCCATAGGACTTGGGCTCATGTCGATCATAAATTTTGCCACAGCGCAGCTTGGGGCTCTGATAATGATCCCGATGTGTCTGTTTTCTCGGCCTCTGAAGGCACGCTCTGGGATGAATTTCCTTCCTCGTGCTGTATTGTTGGCTTCAAACATAACTCTTGCCGTGGTGGGTTTTCCTCCAGCTGCATTGTTGATTATGAAAGGGCTGTCCAAGGGGTCCTGGACGGTAGACATTGGAGAGTTCTGGGTTTGGATGGAGTTCTTGTGGGAATGGAGCAGCGCGACATATCTGTACCTGTTTCTTGTCCATCTTCCCTGCTGGCTGCTGTGCATCCATGTATTGCTGCACCCATGCAGCCAATCGGAATCGAAGATGAAGCAGGAGTAG